The following proteins are co-located in the Microcebus murinus isolate Inina chromosome 21, M.murinus_Inina_mat1.0, whole genome shotgun sequence genome:
- the CNOT8 gene encoding CCR4-NOT transcription complex subunit 8: MPAALVENSQVICEVWASNLEEEMRKIREIVLSYSYIAMDTEFPGVVVRPIGEFRSSIDYQYQLLRCNVDLLKIIQLGLTFTNEKGEYPSGINTWQFNFKFNLTEDMYSQDSIDLLANSGLQFQKHEEEGIDTLHFAELLMTSGVVLCDNVKWLSFHSGYDFGYMVKLLTDSRLPEEEHEFFHILNLFFPSIYDVKYLMKSCKNLKGGLQEVADQLDLQRIGRQHQAGSDSLLTGMAFFRMKELFFEDSIDDAKYCGRLYGLGTGVAQKQNEDVDSAQEKMSILAIINNIQQ; this comes from the exons ATGCCTGCAGCACTTGTGGAGAATAGCCAGGTTATCTGTGAAGTATGGGCCAGCAATCTAGAAGAAGAGATGAGGAAGATCCGAGAAATCGTGCTCAGTTACAGTTATATTGCCATG gaCACAGAATTTCCAGGTGTTGTGGTACGACCAATCGGTGAATTTCGTAGTTCCATAGATTACCAGTATCAGCTTCTGCGGTGCAATgttgaccttttaaaaatcatccagCTGGGCCTTACATTCACGAACGAGAAGGGAGAATATCCTTCTGGAATCAACACTTGGCAGTTCAACTTCAAATTTAATCTTAC AGAGGACATGTACTCCCAAGATTCCATAGATCTCCTTGCTAACTCAGGACTGCAGTTTCAGAAGCATGAAGAGGAAGGGATTGACACATTGCACTTTGCAGAGCTGCTTATGACATCAGGAGTGGTTCTCTGTGACAATGTCAAATGGCTGTCATTTCACAG TGGCTATGATTTCGGCTACATGGTAAAATTGCTTACGGATTCTCGTTTGCCAGAAGAGGAACATGAATTCTTTCACATCCTGAACCTTTTCTTCCCATCCATTTATGATGTGAAATACCTGATGAAGAGTTGCAAAAATCTTAAG GGAGGTCTTCAGGAAGTAGCTGATCAGTTGGATTTGCAGAGGATTGGAAGGCAGCACCAGGCAGGCTCAGACTCGCTGCTGACAGGAATGGCGTTCTTCAGGATGAAAGAG TTGTTTTTTGAGGACAGTATTGATGATGCCAAGTACTGTGGGCGGCTCTATGGTTTAGGCACAGGAGTTGCCCAGAAGCAGAATGAGGATGTGGACTCTGCCCAGGAGAAGATGAGCATCTTGGCGATTATCAACAACATACAGCAGTGA